In Pleurodeles waltl isolate 20211129_DDA chromosome 5, aPleWal1.hap1.20221129, whole genome shotgun sequence, one genomic interval encodes:
- the LOC138296862 gene encoding zinc finger protein 84-like, protein MERLPFKMEQQLVAHPRTCTDEQIYKCPECGKGFRTKRYVMVHQRIHRGEKPYNCTECGRAFRTSGEVLVHQRLHFEERPFKCTECDKAFKIKQLLMLHLRTHTLEKPYKCTECYRGFRSNQHLKVHRATHSMKRPYECIQCDKAFKTKRVLMLHERIHTGEKPHKCGKCVKAFKSKEQLMLHHRNHTGDKPYKCMMCGKGFKTRAEQLLHQRTHTGEKPYNCTVCGKAFISNGARIRHQRSHSDERPHKCIECDKAFKTKVQLIQHQKIHTGEKPYKCTECDKAFVTNGQLMVHVTTHSGERPYKCLECEKAFKLKKHLVYHQTTHSGERPFKCIECEKTFKSRDWLMLHQRIHSGEKPFTCSECDKAFISKGHLNLHQKTHTGEKPYACSECDKAFQTKHALIAHQRTHTGERPYKCPECEKAFKHKQGLQYHQNTHSRESSYTCKECDKTFKGKKWLEKHLAAHSAERPY, encoded by the coding sequence ATGGAGAGATTACCCTTTAAAATGGAGCAGCAGCTAGTAGCACATCCAAGAACTTGCACTGATGAGCAAATATATAAGTGTCCTGAATGTGGCAAGGGTTTTAGGACAAAAAGATATGTAATGGTACATCAGAGAATCCACCGTGGGGAGAAGCCATATAATTGTACTGAATGTGGCAGGGCTTTTAGGACAAGTGGGGAAGTACTAGTACATCAGAGACTCCACTTTGAAGAAAGGCCATttaaatgtacagaatgtgacaaggcTTTCAAGATAAAACAATTGCTAATGCTACACCTGAGAACCCACACTTTAGAAAAACCTTATAAATGTACTGAATGTTACAGGGGGTTCAGGTCAAACCAGCACCTAAAGGTACACCGTGCAACCCACTCCATGAAAAGACCATATGAATGTATTCAATGTGACAAGGCTTTCAAGACCAAACGAGTGCTGATGCTACATGAGAGAATTCACACTGGTGAAAAACCACATAAATGTGGCAAATGTGTTAAGGCTTTCAAATCAAAGGAACAGCTAATGCTACATCACAGAAATCACACTGGTGATAAACCATATAAATGTATGATGTGTGGTAAGGGTTTCAAAACAAGAGCTGAGCAATTGCTTCACCAGAGAACCCACACTGGTGAAAAACCATATAACTGTACTGTATGTGGCAAGGCGTTTATATCAAACGGTGCACGAATAAGGCATCAAAGAAGCCACTCAGATGAAAGACCCCATAAATGTATTGAATGTGATAAAGCTTTCAAAACAAAAGTACAGCTAATACAACACCAGAAAATTCACACTGGAGAAAAACCATACAAATGTACTGAATGCGACAAGGCTTTTGTAACAAACGGACAACTAATGGTACATGTTACAACTCATTCTGGTGAAAGACCATATAAGTGTCTTGAATGTGAAAAGGCTTTCAAATTGAAGAAACACCTTGTGTACCATCAAACCACCCACTCCGGTGAAAGGCCATTTAAATGCATTGAATGTGAGAAGACTTTCAAATCAAGAGACTGGCTAATGCTGCATCAGAGAATCCACTCCGGGGAAAAGCCATTTACATGTAGTGAATGTGACAAAGCTTTCATAAGCAAAGGACACCTAAATCTACACCAAAAAACCCACACTGGTGAAAAACCGTATGCATGTTCTGAATGTGACAAGGCTTTCCAGACAAAGCATGCTCTAATAGCACATCAGAGAACACACACTGGTGAAAGACCATATAAATGTCCTGAATGTGAAAAAGCTTTCAAACATAAGCAAGGCCTTCAGTACCATCAAAACACCCACTCCAGGGAAAGCTCCTACACATGCAAGGAATGTGACAAGACTTTCAAGGGGAAAAAATGGCTGGAGAAACATCTCGCAGCACACAGTGCTGAAAGACCATATTGA